The following are from one region of the Nicotiana tomentosiformis chromosome 7, ASM39032v3, whole genome shotgun sequence genome:
- the LOC104097063 gene encoding ras-related protein RABB1c — MSYAYLFKYIIIGDTGVGKSCLLLQFTDKRFQPVHDLTIGVEFGARMITIDNKPIKLQIWDTAGQESFRSITRSYYRGAAGALLVYDITRRETFNHLASWLEDARQHANANMTIMLIGNKCDLAHRRAVSTEEGEQFAKENGLIFMEASAKTAQNVEEAFIRTASTIYKKIQDGVFDVSNESYGIKVGYGGIPGPSGGRDGAASQGGGCCS; from the exons ATGTCTTACGCCTATCTCTTCAAGTATATCATCATCGGCGATACCG GAGTTGGAAAATCATGTCTTCTTTTGCAATTTACGGACAAACGGTTTCAACCGGTCCATGACTTGACCATTGGGGTTGAATTTGGGGCTAGAATGATCACAATAGACAACAAGCCCATAAAACTTCAGATCTGGGACACG GCTGGTCAGGAATCATTCAGATCTATCACGAGGTCATACTACAGAGGTGCTGCTGGGGCACTACTTGTTTATGATATTACAAG GAGGGAAACATTTAATCACCTTGCTAGTTGGCTGGAAGATGCAAGGCAGCATGCCAATGCAAACATGACCATAATGCTGATAGGAAACAAGTGTGATTTGGCTCACAGAAGAGCTGTAAGTACAGAGGAGGGTGAGCAATTTGCCAAAGAAAATGGATTGATATTTATGGAGGCCTCTGCCAAAACAGCTCAGAATGTTGAAGAG GCTTTTATCAGAACAGCCTCAACAATTTATAAGAAAATACAGGATGGAGTGTTTGATGTATCAAATGAG TCTTATGGAATAAAAGTTGGATACGGAGGCATTCCCGGGCCTTCGGGTGGAAGAGATGGAGCTGCTTCTCAAGGAGGGGGTTGTTGTAGTTAA